The Longimicrobiales bacterium genome window below encodes:
- a CDS encoding fructose bisphosphate aldolase, translating into MNREMFEKIREGDGFIAALDQSGGSTPKALKAYGVGEDAYGNESEMFDRIHEMRTRIMTSPAFDSRIIGAILFENTMDRDVNGKGSARYLWEEKGIVPFLKIDKGLAAEEDGVQLMKPMPGLDALLARGREKGVFGTKERSFIKRADRKGIQANVDQQFEVGRQVLAAGLVPILEPEIDIHAPDKAEAEAILRDAVLEGLNRLSDDQYVMLKITIPDEADFYRPVVEHPRMLKVVALSGGYSREEANERLARNPGVIASFSRALTEGLRADQSDDEFNRTLDEAIGGIYAASIA; encoded by the coding sequence GTGAACAGGGAGATGTTCGAGAAGATCCGTGAAGGCGACGGCTTCATTGCCGCGCTCGACCAGAGCGGGGGCAGCACGCCCAAGGCGCTGAAGGCGTACGGCGTCGGCGAGGACGCGTACGGCAACGAGTCGGAGATGTTCGACCGCATCCACGAGATGCGGACCCGCATCATGACGAGTCCGGCCTTCGACAGCCGCATCATCGGCGCGATTCTCTTCGAGAACACGATGGACCGCGACGTGAACGGGAAGGGCAGTGCCCGCTACCTCTGGGAGGAGAAGGGCATCGTTCCCTTCCTCAAGATCGACAAGGGGCTCGCAGCGGAAGAGGACGGCGTGCAGCTCATGAAGCCCATGCCTGGCCTCGATGCGCTGCTGGCACGCGGTCGTGAGAAGGGCGTATTCGGCACCAAGGAGCGCTCCTTCATCAAGCGCGCGGATCGCAAGGGCATCCAGGCCAATGTCGATCAGCAGTTCGAGGTCGGTCGCCAGGTGCTCGCGGCCGGACTGGTGCCGATCCTCGAGCCCGAGATCGACATCCACGCACCGGACAAGGCCGAGGCCGAGGCGATCCTGCGCGACGCGGTCCTCGAGGGGCTGAACAGGCTGTCGGACGACCAGTACGTGATGCTCAAGATCACGATTCCGGACGAAGCGGACTTCTACCGGCCGGTGGTCGAGCATCCGCGCATGCTCAAGGTGGTCGCGCTCTCCGGCGGCTACAGCCGCGAAGAGGCGAACGAGAGGCTCGCGCGCAATCCGGGCGTGATCGCCAGCTTCTCGCGCGCTCTCACGGAAGGGCTGCGCGCGGACCAGAGCGACGACGAGTTCAACCGTACGCTGGACGAGGCGATCGGCGGCATCTACGCAGCCTCCATTGCGTAG